One window of the Archangium primigenium genome contains the following:
- a CDS encoding helix-turn-helix transcriptional regulator translates to MDRTERLLDLVALFLDAREPISWAELREHFPEDYRGISDDAAERKFERDKAELLELGFPLTYIQGDDERRDGYVVNRDAYYLPEVDLTKEELAVLYAAGSAALTSGAFPGRDDLSHALRKIGFFAGDALPTPGVRMELGAEQDGPRLAAHLEQLWGACATRKWVQMSYRSPKRPDLTERRVDPYGLALRRGIWTLVGYCHLRQGVRTFHVHRIHSLKPNTARPRTPDFDVPAGFSSDDYVASYPWQHRFHPRLEARLRLTGELAGRAATLFPGAQVTPAAEGGGMLVTLGVTFLDGLLRFCMQLGPECHVEGPEEGRQGMKDMATRILQKHAPRSEVAA, encoded by the coding sequence ATGGACCGGACCGAACGTCTCCTTGATCTCGTGGCGCTGTTCCTGGACGCTCGGGAACCCATTTCCTGGGCGGAGCTGCGCGAGCACTTCCCCGAGGACTACCGGGGCATCTCCGACGATGCCGCCGAGCGCAAGTTCGAGCGCGACAAAGCCGAGCTCCTGGAGCTGGGCTTTCCGCTCACCTACATCCAGGGCGATGACGAGCGGCGCGACGGCTATGTCGTCAACCGCGACGCCTACTACCTGCCCGAGGTGGACCTGACGAAGGAGGAACTGGCGGTGCTCTACGCCGCGGGCAGCGCCGCGCTCACCTCCGGGGCCTTCCCGGGCCGGGACGACCTGTCGCACGCCCTGCGCAAGATTGGCTTCTTCGCCGGAGACGCGCTGCCCACCCCCGGCGTGCGCATGGAGCTGGGCGCGGAGCAGGACGGCCCCCGGCTCGCCGCGCACCTGGAGCAGCTCTGGGGCGCGTGCGCCACGCGCAAGTGGGTGCAGATGTCCTACCGCTCGCCCAAGCGCCCCGACCTCACCGAGCGCCGGGTGGACCCGTACGGGCTCGCGCTGCGCCGGGGCATCTGGACGCTCGTGGGCTACTGCCACCTGCGCCAGGGGGTGCGCACCTTCCACGTGCACCGCATCCACAGCCTCAAGCCGAACACGGCCCGGCCGCGCACGCCGGACTTCGATGTCCCCGCGGGCTTCTCCTCGGACGACTACGTGGCCAGCTACCCCTGGCAGCACCGCTTCCACCCCCGGCTCGAGGCGCGGCTGCGGCTCACCGGGGAGCTGGCCGGGCGCGCCGCCACGCTGTTTCCCGGGGCCCAGGTGACGCCGGCCGCGGAGGGCGGGGGCATGCTCGTGACCCTGGGCGTGACGTTCCTGGATGGGCTCCTGCGCTTCTGCATGCAGCTCGGGCCGGAGTGCCACGTGGAGGGTCCCGAGGAGGGCCGGCAGGGCATGAAGGACATGGCGACGCGCATCCTCCAGAAGCACGCACCCCGCTCGGAGGTGGCGGCATGA